In Vicia villosa cultivar HV-30 ecotype Madison, WI linkage group LG7, Vvil1.0, whole genome shotgun sequence, the DNA window agaattttatTTCTTGTCGAATAACTTACTTACTGGTAATTTTGATCAGTGGGGTCTTTGCAAACTCGCCTTTCTTCATTCCAGCAGATGTTGCCGGTGCAGTGGAAGCGAGGTAAAAATCAAATCTCACTTTCTTGTATGATTTATACTATTTTCAAGCCAACACTTAAATTTGTCCTTTTCAGTAAAAATGACGACTTCAAAGAAATAAGTGTTCCAGCTGGGAAAACTTTTGAGGTATATTTACAAGGCTTGTGAACTTTATTAACATCTTTTTCTACAAGAACAGTGAATAGCTGTTGTTTAATTTAAAATGTTTGCTTCCTGTTGTACATAACATGTAACAATTTATAAATTTCCTGTTGATAATTGAATCCGCAACTCAGCTGTATTCTTAGTTATTTTTAAGAATTGTTTGCATTATGCTGCTTTTTAGTTTATGAAAATTTATGATAATATTTGAAACTCAGGTTATACTCTCAGTGGACTCGGTAAACTCGTATATTGCATGGGATTTTTCTTTAGTACAAGGCAAGATAAATATGGTATTGCTgctacagttttttttttttgcgcgTACGAGTTGTCATGATATTTCTAAGACATCCTTCTATAGTAAACttgtttttgtttattgtcaGGATATTGGATTTACTTTGGAGTTTGCAAGTCCTACTGGGGAAAAGACTGTAAGTTTGAATGTCATTTGCGTGTTGTACTTTAATTTGGTTTCTTTAGATTATCAGAAGCTTTGTTCTCTAATTTGATGTCTGTTTTGCCATTTTTCATTCTCATGGTGGCTGATTGGTTGACACAGCTGATGCTGCCTTACCGCCGATACGAGTCTGATCAAGTGAGTCTTCCATGTTTGTTACAATTTGTATGCTTGCTTCACTAGGCATTTGATGTGTAAATATTTGTCTTGAATTTTAGGGGAACTTCTGCACATTAATGGCTGGAAGCTATAAACTGATATGGGACAACACACATTCAACTTTTTTTAGAAAGGTATTTATCATGTCTATTTGTTCCATCTGGACTGATTACAGAATATAATATGCTTACTAATTATATTGATGAATTTCTGATGATTGTAGGTGCTACGGTATAAGGTAGATTGTATACCTCCTGTCACAGAACCTGTGCAGTTGGAGTAATGCAAAAATGGTGTAGTAATTTTATTCTTGTTAAAAACACAAGTTACAATTACTCATGCCAAGATTGAGACGTGTTCAATTAATTTCTGTAAAGGGAGCCGACTGTTGTAATGGCAAAAAAAGTAATCCTTATATCAACACATTGTTTGATGTAGAACAATATGTGAATGGTATGACACTGTTTGATGTAGAACAATATGTGAATGGTATGACACTGTTTGATGAAGAACAATATGTGAATGGTATGACATTCAGGTATTAAAACAAAATCTGAGCaccattaaaactttaattaCAAACTTCTACTAAGAAaatatcaacaaaaataaaataaaatgttaataattaagtattttaatttaaaatgtatttaatatatatatatatatatatatatatatatatatatatatatatatatatatattagggaagagaaataattaattatattacattaaaaagaaaaaagaaaatgcatATTGTGAGTGAAATAATTAAAACCTAATATTCAATCAACAGATATATTATGCCAAATCGccgaataaaattaaaataactgTTGATAACATTTTGTTAGAGGACACTGAAACTATTTTAAATATGTGCATGTGCTTTAAAAGTTTCAAACATTATCTCTCTAACATATTTAATAAACTAATGCTTAAAAAAAAGTAAAGGGTGacaatttattttgaaaagaaaatggtAACAAATTCCCTAAAAAAATGGTAACAAATTTATCTTGTGGACAGCAAAAAAAGATACCACACGTTTGGTGAATATTTGATTAAAAGATGTAATGTTTGAGTAAAAAAAGCACACTCATTCCTTGTTTGAATGTCAATGAATAACTAACTTTCATGTGGTTTGAAGTCCTTGTCATCATATACCACCTTAGAGATCGCACACTACATTTCAAGTATAAAAAAGTGGTACATTAGAGATCTATCTGACAAAAAATATGGAAGTTCAAGTTATTATGAAGGAAGAATGTAAGAGCTCCAATTCAAGGTAGTATTATTGATTTTACCCTCATACATAGCATACTCTTGTTTTAATCTaaatgtttgaaaaatgtttgTAGGAGCATACACGTCTCTTATATTTATAGAGAAACTCAAGTGATTGTGATTGAAGAAGAATGTAATGACAAAAGCGGAGGAGATGATCAAGGGATTAAGATGGAAGAACATGAAGCAGACAAAGTGATGATTAAGATGGAAGAACATGAAGCAGACAAAGTGATGATTAAGATGGAAGAACATGAAGCAGACAAAGTGGTGATTAAGATGGAAGAACATGAAGCAGACCAAGTGAGGATTAAGATGGAAGAACATGACAAAGCGACGATTGGGTCTATAGTGATAATGTCAATGTTATTATGCGTGACTGAGCTGCTCACCCCTACGCTGAGTGATAGGGAAGAACATTTACCTGAATGGTATAAAATTGTGTTGTTCGTTCCTGGGTCTTTAATCACTCAAATATTTATACTACTGTTTACTCTAGACCTCTCTGTTAACAAAAGCATTTTTACAATAATCTTATGCATACTTATCTTACCAACCGCAATATCAGTAATGAAAATCAGCTATGTTTCCCACACAGGTGCTATCATTATTTTCATCTCATGGGGAATCCTATATGCAATCATCCTTATTCGTAACCGCCAAGTGATCTACAATCTATGTACATGTCTCAAAAGAACATAACAACCTAGGtttcagaatttctttttcttcttgtttcatgtaatatttattatttcactagttttgaattttgttttCGAATTCTGTTTGTGTTTTCAGTTATAGTAATGTCATATTTATTCCAGAAAGTACAAAGTTACATGATTTAAATTTTGTACTCAAAATGAATTGGATTCTATGTCATACATTTTATGAAACTATGCACTATTTACAATTTTTAACTTGTGAGGATGAAGAGGCATATATTATAACGTATCAGATTTCCAAGGAACATCTTTTAACTAAGGGCAATATTACAAAACCAGTTTACTCAAACCAAACATGGGAACTAACTAAGTTACATATGGGAAACAAGGAACTTCACAACAAATGGGTGTATCATGTGAAGGAAGAATACGATGGCTCCAAGAGATATAAGGCCCGACTAGTTGTCAAAGGATTTCAGCAACAGTGAAATCTTTGCTCCAGTTGTGAAGCTCAATACTATCCATTCAGTTTTTAGTATTGTGGCCTGCAAAGAGCTCTACCTTGAGCAATTGAACGTGAAGATTGCATTTCTTCATGGACACTTAGATGAAGAGATCTACATGCACCAGCCCGAAGGttctgaaattctggactcagacacgcgatgtcgaacaggatgtcacgacattactttctgaatgcttttaaacaaatgaacaaggagtaaacagaataacaacacaagaaagttgttaacccagttcggtgcaatcacacctacatctgggggctaccaagccagggaggaagtccactataagtaatatcaattaaaggtaatacagatcaagattactcctttcacttaatatctacccaatgcaacttcaatctaaacaaattagatcagagatcctactcactccccctcaatcacaacagtgatgaaAAACACTCAACGAATAGcaaagaagacacacttcaaagacacaacttgatcttgcttaaaagctttaatcaagtacaatagtactcttgcttaaaagctttgagtacttcttacaactcaaaacacctagaccaagacaaccatcatgatgattgtttggcttacaagaaggctagaacgaaaacttaaaacaaagaactcttaaagcttctcaaacaaaaaccctaatatgATCAGCAGCTTCTTCGTAGAATATATAGCCTTCATAAAgcacagcagctgggcc includes these proteins:
- the LOC131616053 gene encoding uncharacterized protein LOC131616053; amino-acid sequence: MEVQVIMKEECKSSNSRSIHVSYIYRETQVIVIEEECNDKSGGDDQGIKMEEHEADKVMIKMEEHEADKVMIKMEEHEADKVVIKMEEHEADQVRIKMEEHDKATIGSIVIMSMLLCVTELLTPTLSDREEHLPEWYKIVLFVPGSLITQIFILLFTLDLSVNKSIFTIILCILILPTAISVMKISYVSHTGAIIIFISWGILYAIILIRNRQVIYNLCTCLKRT